The Peribacillus sp. FSL P2-0133 genome has a segment encoding these proteins:
- a CDS encoding TetR/AcrR family transcriptional regulator, producing MTKNEIKNISLTLFTKYGYEGTALSEIAKRVGIQKPSIYNHFKSKDDLFLCLFEEILEEHIHQVEQFVEEINTLSSEEKLKHILLDTCNYYKNHEDKATFLKRAMIFPPEHLKHILNDKFLRSEKSFSSLLHDIFLEGIDKKEIRQVKIENLIMSYLCLIDGVFMEFSYYGKENMEPRIQNIWENFWYGLSG from the coding sequence ATGACAAAAAATGAAATTAAAAACATTTCCTTAACTCTTTTTACTAAGTACGGATACGAGGGAACCGCTTTATCGGAAATTGCCAAGAGGGTAGGTATACAAAAACCCTCAATCTATAACCATTTCAAGAGTAAGGATGACCTTTTCTTGTGTCTTTTTGAAGAAATTCTCGAAGAGCATATACATCAGGTCGAACAATTTGTCGAAGAAATAAATACACTCTCTTCTGAAGAAAAGTTAAAGCACATCCTTCTTGATACTTGTAACTATTATAAAAACCATGAAGATAAAGCAACTTTTTTAAAGAGAGCGATGATCTTTCCGCCGGAACATTTGAAGCACATATTAAATGATAAATTCCTTAGATCTGAAAAATCATTTTCTTCTCTCTTACATGATATCTTTTTAGAGGGAATTGACAAAAAAGAAATACGCCAAGTGAAAATCGAGAACTTAATCATGTCCTATCTCTGTTTGATTGATGGGGTATTCATGGAATTTTCTTATTATGGAAAGGAGAACATGGAACCAAGAATTCAGAATATATGGGAAAATTTTTGGTATGGACTGAGCGGATGA
- a CDS encoding undecaprenyl-diphosphatase, with protein MALSEMNSTLFRMINNLGKQYTDLNPFFVFIAEYMIFFLLLAVLMFLFSRRNKNRIMVICAFITLVISELLAKIAGQFHSNNQPFAELPNVNRLVEKAVNNSFPSDHTIIFFSFCITFWLFKRGWGILWVILAVLVGISRIWVGVHYPADVLVGAIISIVSATIVCKIVLKLSLTKKFLGNQDEPSILSALSEQKKGKSKDF; from the coding sequence ATGGCTTTGTCCGAAATGAATAGTACATTGTTTAGAATGATTAATAATCTAGGTAAACAATACACGGATTTAAATCCTTTCTTTGTATTCATCGCTGAATACATGATTTTTTTCTTATTATTGGCGGTCCTGATGTTTTTGTTTTCTCGAAGAAATAAAAATAGAATCATGGTAATCTGCGCATTTATTACATTAGTTATCTCGGAACTATTGGCAAAAATAGCAGGGCAATTCCACTCGAATAATCAACCATTTGCTGAGTTGCCAAACGTTAATAGGTTAGTTGAAAAAGCAGTCAATAATTCCTTTCCAAGCGACCATACGATCATATTCTTTTCATTTTGTATAACCTTCTGGTTGTTCAAAAGGGGTTGGGGGATTTTATGGGTGATTTTGGCTGTACTTGTAGGTATTTCGCGAATTTGGGTAGGTGTCCATTATCCAGCAGATGTTCTTGTCGGAGCCATCATCAGTATCGTTTCAGCCACGATCGTTTGCAAAATTGTTCTTAAGTTAAGTCTGACTAAGAAATTTTTGGGGAATCAAGACGAACCATCCATTCTATCTGCCCTATCCGAACAAAAGAAAGGTAAGTCTAAGGACTTTTAA
- a CDS encoding LysE family transporter: MSIIAFLSYVIITSITPGPSNILLMNEARRFGFLGSWRFTGGILAGFAALGIMSGVFTASLYNWIPIVEPYFKIAGAAYLLYLAWQIGMPKGSKKESRDVQSSFLSGFILQIINVKSILFYLTVLSAFILPFNESLKFVVIYLAITIFLGWMALLLWSGFGSLFKDFFAKHDKPFRLIMCLLLIYSAGTIFV; the protein is encoded by the coding sequence ATGAGTATAATAGCATTTCTATCGTATGTGATTATCACATCGATTACGCCTGGTCCAAGTAACATCTTATTGATGAATGAAGCAAGGAGATTTGGCTTTTTGGGGTCTTGGCGGTTCACTGGCGGCATCTTGGCAGGATTTGCAGCATTAGGGATCATGAGCGGAGTATTTACAGCAAGCCTCTACAATTGGATCCCTATTGTAGAGCCATATTTTAAAATAGCCGGTGCAGCGTATCTACTTTACTTAGCTTGGCAGATTGGCATGCCCAAAGGTTCAAAGAAGGAATCCAGAGATGTGCAGTCTTCTTTTTTATCTGGTTTCATTCTTCAAATTATCAATGTCAAAAGCATATTGTTTTATTTAACCGTGTTGAGTGCGTTTATTTTGCCGTTTAATGAGTCGCTTAAATTCGTTGTTATCTATTTAGCGATAACTATTTTTCTGGGATGGATGGCATTGCTTCTGTGGTCAGGATTCGGCTCGCTGTTCAAAGATTTTTTCGCTAAACATGACAAGCCATTTCGGTTAATTATGTGTTTGTTATTGATTTACTCCGCCGGTACAATTTTTGTGTGA
- a CDS encoding DUF4272 domain-containing protein translates to MRSLKNRKKRSEKILKTLKVPINKHLPLTENEEEVSLRTKEEIINRIIPLAIVAAKAMEAPLEKIEEFIERYNANELFTEEEKKFLMKEHLNQNELIQYSWKLECIWLLLWSVNLISDIDVPADTCNAEYVFETVFLHSKQELLDKSSIKPTSDILDSLDFIYRAHWAVREAQINHLEVPSSLNEGVVYERHYTLNWLVNYMDQEWEEISTDT, encoded by the coding sequence ATGAGAAGTTTGAAAAATAGAAAAAAAAGATCCGAAAAAATATTAAAGACCCTAAAGGTACCAATAAATAAACATTTACCCTTAACGGAAAATGAAGAAGAAGTTTCCCTTAGAACAAAGGAAGAGATCATTAACAGAATTATTCCATTAGCGATAGTCGCAGCAAAAGCGATGGAGGCTCCGCTAGAAAAAATTGAGGAATTTATTGAAAGGTATAATGCAAATGAATTATTCACAGAAGAAGAAAAAAAGTTTTTAATGAAAGAACATCTGAATCAGAACGAGCTGATCCAGTACTCTTGGAAGCTGGAATGTATCTGGCTTCTGCTTTGGTCTGTAAATCTAATATCCGATATAGACGTTCCAGCCGATACGTGTAATGCTGAATATGTTTTTGAGACGGTTTTTCTTCATTCTAAACAAGAGTTGCTTGATAAATCCTCTATAAAACCAACCAGTGATATATTAGATAGCCTTGATTTTATTTATAGAGCACATTGGGCGGTACGAGAAGCTCAAATAAATCATTTGGAAGTTCCATCATCTCTAAATGAAGGCGTTGTATATGAAAGACACTACACTCTTAATTGGCTAGTAAATTATATGGATCAAGAATGGGAAGAAATAAGTACAGATACATAA
- a CDS encoding LysR family transcriptional regulator — translation MEIRHLITFQTIVEIGSYTRAASKLGYTQSTITSHIQALEHEIGGELFTYANRNLQLTALGRDLMPLAEDLLSTHEQIKNMHCTNEVKGILKVAAPESLTISRLGPIIRDYSLKYPDVKIILTNGTCGQNQIDLISGRVDVALMVYPEINPEKCIHYSLIEERIVLVCSPDGPDSFDEYKKGGTNTNHFFITNEEGCSYRTMFERYLLKHEMDNFQTMELWSIEAIKQIVMSGLGFSVLPYITVKEEVESGKLKILGHSEKLDPIYSYMLIKKKKWLSPAVEAFVEVVLNSFSNTEKMNVLIK, via the coding sequence ATGGAAATTAGACACCTTATAACGTTTCAGACGATTGTAGAAATAGGAAGTTATACAAGGGCTGCTTCGAAGTTGGGTTATACTCAATCCACGATAACTTCACATATACAAGCGCTTGAGCATGAGATTGGCGGGGAACTTTTCACTTATGCAAATAGAAATTTGCAGCTTACTGCCCTAGGCAGAGACTTGATGCCTTTAGCGGAAGATTTACTTTCCACCCACGAACAGATCAAGAATATGCACTGCACCAACGAAGTTAAGGGTATTTTAAAAGTGGCGGCACCAGAGTCTTTAACAATCTCCAGGTTAGGTCCAATAATAAGGGATTATTCCTTGAAATATCCTGATGTCAAAATCATATTAACCAACGGTACATGTGGCCAAAACCAAATCGACTTAATAAGCGGGCGGGTAGATGTCGCTTTAATGGTTTATCCGGAAATAAATCCTGAAAAATGCATTCATTATTCCTTGATTGAGGAAAGAATAGTTCTTGTGTGCAGTCCTGATGGTCCTGATTCTTTTGATGAATATAAAAAAGGCGGCACCAACACCAACCATTTTTTCATCACAAATGAAGAAGGCTGCAGTTATCGGACCATGTTTGAAAGGTATCTATTAAAGCATGAAATGGATAACTTTCAAACCATGGAGTTATGGAGTATAGAAGCGATCAAACAGATTGTCATGAGCGGACTTGGGTTTTCTGTTTTGCCTTATATTACAGTGAAAGAAGAAGTAGAGAGCGGCAAGCTTAAAATCCTTGGTCATTCTGAAAAGCTCGATCCCATTTATTCCTATATGCTGATAAAAAAGAAAAAATGGCTTTCTCCAGCAGTAGAGGCTTTTGTTGAAGTTGTTTTAAACTCGTTTAGTAACACCGAGAAAATGAATGTCTTAATTAAATAA
- a CDS encoding MFS transporter: MTYMKRGTKEFKKVNFALFAGGFCTFAILWGTQPLLPEIAKEFQISPAVSSLSQTSTTIALAISLLIAGTLSEIYGRKRVMTISLVASSMLAVLTGFMPNLDLLITCRILLGITLAGLPAVAMAYLGEEIDPKSLGMAIGLYISGNSFGGMAGRIISGILTDYFGWRTALTGIGIVSLAATFIFWSFLPQSTNFKVQTFKVKQFGIGLFSHFKTPGLIHLFLIGFLLSAGFVSLYNYIGFQLINPPYSLSQTLVGFIFIVYIVGTFSSTWMGMLADQYGKNRMLQLSIIILLLGVFITLNVNLWIKIFGIALFTFGFFASHSIASSWVGRLAAQNNAQAASLYLFSYYFGGSIVGTASGTFYSNFGWIGIVIMIAVLSTISLLISIRLGTISSRTIKFLKVQ, translated from the coding sequence ATGACTTACATGAAGCGTGGAACAAAAGAATTTAAAAAGGTAAACTTTGCTTTATTTGCAGGTGGATTCTGTACCTTTGCCATACTTTGGGGAACACAGCCCCTCCTTCCTGAAATCGCAAAGGAATTTCAAATATCACCGGCGGTTTCAAGTTTGAGTCAAACATCCACAACGATTGCATTGGCCATTAGCCTATTGATCGCTGGTACATTATCAGAGATTTATGGGCGGAAGCGAGTTATGACCATATCTTTGGTAGCATCATCCATGCTTGCCGTATTAACAGGGTTCATGCCGAATCTTGATTTGCTGATTACTTGCAGAATATTACTGGGCATAACGTTAGCAGGGCTTCCAGCGGTGGCGATGGCATATTTAGGAGAAGAAATCGACCCTAAAAGTTTAGGAATGGCCATTGGTTTATATATAAGCGGAAATTCATTTGGAGGAATGGCAGGGCGGATTATTAGCGGGATATTGACTGATTATTTTGGTTGGCGCACCGCATTAACCGGGATTGGCATCGTTAGTTTAGCTGCGACTTTTATTTTTTGGTCATTCCTCCCTCAATCAACCAATTTTAAAGTGCAAACCTTTAAAGTAAAACAATTTGGAATTGGCTTGTTCAGCCATTTTAAAACACCCGGTCTCATTCATCTTTTTCTGATTGGTTTTTTATTGTCCGCTGGCTTTGTTTCTTTATATAACTACATTGGGTTTCAGCTCATTAACCCGCCCTATTCACTTAGTCAAACCTTAGTTGGATTTATCTTCATCGTCTATATTGTTGGTACATTCAGTTCAACATGGATGGGAATGTTAGCAGATCAATACGGTAAAAACAGGATGTTACAGTTATCCATCATTATTTTATTGTTGGGGGTTTTCATCACATTGAACGTCAATCTATGGATAAAAATTTTTGGAATCGCACTCTTTACTTTCGGTTTTTTCGCCAGCCATTCTATAGCTAGCAGCTGGGTAGGGAGATTGGCCGCTCAAAATAATGCTCAAGCAGCCTCATTATATTTATTTTCCTATTATTTTGGGGGAAGTATTGTAGGAACGGCAAGCGGTACATTTTATAGTAATTTTGGGTGGATTGGCATTGTCATCATGATCGCTGTTCTTTCAACAATTTCTCTCTTGATTTCAATTCGTTTAGGAACGATATCTTCACGAACAATAAAGTTTTTGAAAGTTCAATAA
- a CDS encoding LysR family transcriptional regulator, giving the protein MDWHQINYFQKVASVQHITRAAEQLSISQPALSRSISKLEDELGVQLFDRKGRNIYLNRYGKMFLNRVEQSIKQIEIGKQEIWDEIHPDHGTISLSFLPSLGIHVVPDIISSFQKMHPNIKFQLTQASNRQIIEQLKSRKVDLALTSLLHEDKEVNCRPLLTEELFLAVSFDHHLASWNALDLNMVKDEPFISFKNDNVLQTIINDLCKKAGFSPDVVFEGDDIGTVSGLVGAKLGVSLIPELHVLDRSKVKLIRISNPVCKREIGMAWLQDAYLSPVVGRFIQYINRFFKND; this is encoded by the coding sequence ATGGATTGGCATCAAATCAATTATTTTCAAAAAGTTGCAAGTGTCCAACATATCACTCGTGCAGCAGAGCAATTATCCATATCCCAGCCTGCGCTTAGTCGGTCCATTTCAAAGCTTGAAGACGAATTAGGTGTACAGCTTTTTGATAGAAAAGGCAGGAATATATATTTGAATCGATATGGAAAGATGTTCTTAAACCGTGTGGAGCAATCAATTAAACAAATTGAAATTGGAAAACAGGAAATATGGGATGAAATCCACCCCGATCATGGCACGATTTCCTTGTCCTTTTTGCCCTCTCTTGGGATACATGTGGTTCCCGACATAATAAGTTCATTTCAAAAAATGCATCCCAATATCAAGTTTCAATTAACTCAAGCCTCGAATCGGCAAATTATAGAGCAATTAAAATCAAGAAAGGTCGATCTGGCTCTTACCTCACTGCTCCATGAGGATAAAGAGGTGAACTGTCGGCCACTCTTAACCGAAGAGTTATTTTTGGCCGTATCTTTCGATCATCACTTAGCATCTTGGAATGCTCTTGACTTAAATATGGTTAAAGATGAACCATTCATCTCTTTTAAAAATGATAATGTACTTCAGACCATTATTAATGATTTATGCAAAAAAGCCGGCTTTTCGCCGGATGTTGTGTTTGAAGGCGATGATATTGGGACGGTATCCGGGTTAGTCGGTGCAAAATTAGGCGTTTCTTTAATACCTGAATTACATGTTTTGGACAGAAGCAAAGTGAAGCTTATACGTATCAGCAACCCAGTCTGCAAAAGGGAAATTGGAATGGCTTGGTTACAAGACGCCTACTTGTCGCCTGTTGTTGGGAGATTCATTCAGTATATAAATCGCTTTTTCAAAAACGATTAA
- a CDS encoding cell wall hydrolase, whose amino-acid sequence MARVSYRSSDVDLMARMMRAEAEGEGKQGMLYVGNVIVNRLKANCTDFIDLRTIPQVIYQVQGGNYSFEAVQKGNVFYQRARSAEKRLAKQNLDYWREHPGKYALWYFNPYAPCPPTWYDQPFAGQFKNHCYYEPKPGTCESVYTG is encoded by the coding sequence ATGGCAAGAGTAAGTTACCGGAGTTCAGACGTCGACTTAATGGCAAGGATGATGAGAGCAGAGGCCGAAGGTGAAGGAAAACAAGGGATGTTATATGTTGGAAATGTAATTGTTAATCGTCTTAAAGCGAATTGTACAGACTTTATAGATTTAAGAACAATTCCACAGGTCATTTATCAAGTACAAGGAGGAAATTATTCTTTTGAAGCAGTTCAAAAAGGTAATGTATTTTATCAAAGAGCAAGATCTGCTGAAAAAAGATTAGCAAAACAGAATTTGGATTATTGGAGAGAACACCCAGGGAAATATGCCCTTTGGTATTTTAATCCATATGCGCCATGCCCTCCAACATGGTACGATCAACCTTTTGCTGGTCAATTTAAAAATCATTGTTATTATGAACCCAAACCTGGAACATGTGAAAGTGTTTATACCGGTTAG
- a CDS encoding CPCC family cysteine-rich protein, producing MKYTCPCCGYKTLDEEPTDTYEICKICFWEDDGVQFRDPYYEGGANEVSLWQAQKNFVKFGACEEGCIAFVRKPNKKDIKDPNWKPFI from the coding sequence ATGAAATATACTTGTCCCTGCTGTGGATATAAAACATTAGATGAAGAACCGACCGATACATATGAAATTTGCAAAATATGCTTTTGGGAAGATGATGGTGTTCAATTTCGAGACCCTTATTACGAAGGCGGGGCAAATGAAGTTTCATTATGGCAAGCACAAAAAAACTTTGTTAAGTTTGGGGCATGTGAAGAAGGATGTATTGCTTTTGTAAGAAAGCCAAATAAGAAGGATATAAAAGACCCTAATTGGAAACCGTTTATTTAG
- a CDS encoding ABC transporter permease — translation MKFTAFLKTRGASAAIFMGIFYAIAMLGIFLPGYTAIPGNVDKLPIAIINDDAGENGAMIADQLKENLPFKEIETDITNKQALKDLEKNDLALVVHIPKTFSANMQKGEASSSIDFTINEAGATAVSSTMNSVVTEINNQLSTQFSQQTAKGVLMNFNVPEKQAAELAEKIEKSYVGNVVTINEIPDGMNNNMLPMFLTMAGYVGAMIGAMQIVGAFRASRGKASKTRLFIYVQLTALLIAVVSSLIAVGVAYLIDKPSGDLFFGIVGQQILNYMVCFNFTAILIFLLGEGGMILNLPILLMQTIANGATISRDMMHLPYEWMSHISPMYYSVQAYFANLYGSISPSPYIWSMAAVGAVAMVINMAIVAFIQKPMPGQVSETEVEKKAAEITA, via the coding sequence ATGAAATTTACTGCATTCTTAAAAACAAGAGGTGCATCTGCGGCAATCTTTATGGGGATATTCTATGCAATTGCCATGCTAGGCATCTTTTTGCCTGGGTATACAGCCATTCCAGGAAATGTCGATAAATTACCTATCGCCATCATCAATGATGATGCCGGGGAAAATGGTGCGATGATTGCCGATCAGTTAAAAGAAAATTTACCCTTTAAAGAAATAGAGACGGATATAACCAATAAACAAGCCTTAAAAGATTTAGAGAAAAATGACTTAGCATTAGTCGTACACATCCCGAAAACCTTCTCTGCGAATATGCAAAAAGGTGAAGCGTCATCAAGCATTGACTTTACAATCAATGAGGCAGGGGCAACAGCCGTTTCTTCTACCATGAATTCTGTCGTAACTGAAATTAACAATCAGTTAAGCACACAATTCTCACAACAAACTGCCAAGGGCGTATTGATGAACTTTAATGTACCTGAAAAGCAAGCCGCTGAATTAGCGGAAAAGATTGAGAAATCCTATGTAGGAAATGTGGTTACAATCAATGAAATACCAGATGGCATGAATAACAATATGCTGCCTATGTTCTTGACAATGGCCGGTTATGTCGGGGCGATGATCGGGGCGATGCAAATAGTGGGTGCATTTAGAGCCAGCCGTGGAAAAGCTAGTAAAACACGTTTATTCATTTATGTGCAATTAACTGCGTTATTGATTGCTGTGGTTTCATCACTCATTGCTGTAGGTGTAGCATATTTAATTGACAAGCCAAGCGGTGACCTATTCTTCGGTATAGTGGGTCAACAAATACTAAACTATATGGTATGTTTTAATTTCACCGCGATTTTAATCTTCTTATTGGGTGAAGGCGGCATGATTTTAAACTTACCGATCTTATTAATGCAAACAATCGCAAATGGTGCCACCATCTCACGTGATATGATGCATTTACCATATGAATGGATGAGCCACATTTCCCCGATGTATTACTCGGTGCAAGCGTACTTTGCAAACCTATATGGAAGCATCAGTCCAAGTCCGTATATTTGGTCAATGGCTGCGGTTGGCGCCGTTGCGATGGTAATTAACATGGCTATTGTCGCGTTTATACAAAAACCGATGCCAGGACAGGTTTCTGAAACAGAAGTTGAAAAGAAAGCGGCTGAAATCACGGCTTAA
- a CDS encoding helix-turn-helix transcriptional regulator: MSIQIFILSKLMEDKNYPYKLKKQLSEPIPLDRLGGLTESKLYYHFESLVKQGLVEPVEVIKEEHRPDKQVFAITDKGREELPKKIYKLFESADEIKDMIVCLANIKYVDRDKVVDILEKKVKSIKAIWEQLGNFEPEPKGNENIREFLAGYFSTRTDHTIYWFEELIKRIKSKEL; this comes from the coding sequence ATGTCCATCCAAATTTTTATATTGAGCAAGCTGATGGAGGATAAAAACTATCCTTATAAATTAAAAAAACAGCTTTCAGAACCCATTCCATTAGATCGCCTAGGCGGGTTAACTGAAAGTAAACTGTACTACCATTTCGAATCATTGGTAAAACAAGGTTTAGTCGAACCAGTTGAAGTGATAAAAGAAGAACATCGGCCTGATAAACAAGTATTTGCGATTACGGATAAGGGTCGCGAAGAACTCCCCAAAAAAATCTATAAATTATTTGAAAGTGCGGATGAAATCAAGGATATGATTGTTTGTTTAGCCAACATCAAATATGTAGATCGGGACAAAGTAGTAGATATATTAGAAAAAAAAGTAAAGTCCATCAAGGCTATTTGGGAGCAGCTTGGGAATTTCGAGCCAGAACCTAAAGGCAACGAGAATATTCGTGAATTTTTGGCTGGTTATTTTTCGACCAGAACAGATCACACAATATATTGGTTTGAAGAGTTAATCAAAAGGATCAAGTCAAAGGAATTGTAA
- a CDS encoding DNA alkylation repair protein: protein MNLEMVMQELEALGKERTKKMYISNGAHEPLFGVATGAMKPIAKKIKISHRLAEELYSTGNYDAMYFAGIIADPKAMTESDYDRWIDAAYFYMLSDFVVAVTLAESDIAQEVADKWIASGEELRMSAGWSCYCWLLGNRLDVEFSESKISNMLDIVKNTIHDSPERTKSAMNNFLYTVGISYLPLHEKAVETAKAIGIVEVKRDKKKSSFLNAYESIQKEVDKGRLGFKRKYVRC from the coding sequence ATGAATTTAGAGATGGTTATGCAGGAACTTGAAGCCCTTGGCAAGGAACGAACTAAAAAAATGTACATATCCAATGGTGCGCATGAGCCGCTTTTTGGCGTGGCTACAGGCGCTATGAAACCAATTGCAAAGAAAATAAAAATAAGTCACCGTTTAGCTGAAGAGCTTTATTCCACGGGGAACTACGATGCAATGTACTTTGCAGGCATTATTGCAGATCCAAAAGCCATGACTGAGTCGGATTATGATCGTTGGATCGATGCTGCGTATTTTTATATGCTGTCCGATTTTGTAGTGGCCGTAACTTTAGCAGAGTCGGATATTGCACAAGAAGTTGCTGATAAATGGATCGCAAGCGGTGAAGAGCTGAGAATGTCAGCGGGCTGGAGTTGCTACTGCTGGCTTTTAGGGAATCGGCTTGACGTTGAATTTTCAGAAAGCAAGATTTCCAATATGCTTGATATTGTGAAAAATACGATTCACGATTCGCCAGAACGAACGAAATCCGCTATGAATAATTTTCTATACACCGTGGGGATTTCATATTTGCCACTCCATGAAAAGGCAGTCGAGACTGCAAAGGCAATAGGAATAGTGGAAGTCAAACGGGACAAGAAAAAAAGCAGTTTTCTAAATGCTTACGAAAGTATTCAAAAAGAAGTCGATAAAGGAAGGCTTGGTTTTAAACGTAAATATGTAAGATGTTAA
- a CDS encoding HAD hydrolase-like protein: MSQSLIFDMDGTLFQTDKILEISLQETFDHLRNLSLWEHKTPIEKYREIMGVPLPVVWETLLPEHSSEIRQQANELFHEKLITNINVGNGALYPDVKEVFGHLKDNDCAIYIASNGQIEYLNAIVKYYHLDNWVTETFSIQQIQSQNKSDLVHTIVNKYNVEKGAVIGDRLSDIKAAKDNSLIAIGCNFDFAQENELAQADIIINSLVELKTVL; this comes from the coding sequence ATGTCACAATCATTGATTTTTGATATGGATGGTACATTATTTCAAACAGATAAAATTTTAGAAATATCCCTTCAAGAAACATTTGATCATTTGAGAAATTTGAGTTTGTGGGAGCATAAAACGCCCATTGAAAAATACCGAGAAATTATGGGAGTACCTTTACCAGTTGTATGGGAAACCTTATTACCTGAACATTCGAGCGAAATCAGACAACAAGCAAATGAATTATTCCACGAGAAATTAATTACTAATATTAATGTAGGTAATGGTGCTTTATATCCGGATGTAAAGGAAGTTTTTGGCCATTTAAAAGATAATGATTGTGCAATATACATAGCAAGCAATGGGCAAATAGAATATTTAAATGCAATCGTAAAGTATTATCATTTAGATAATTGGGTTACGGAAACATTTAGTATACAACAAATACAATCTCAAAATAAGTCAGATTTAGTACATACAATAGTGAACAAATATAACGTTGAAAAAGGTGCTGTAATTGGTGATCGATTATCAGATATTAAAGCAGCAAAAGATAATAGTTTAATAGCTATAGGGTGTAATTTTGATTTTGCTCAAGAAAATGAGCTTGCACAAGCAGATATCATCATTAACAGCTTAGTTGAATTGAAAACAGTTTTATAA
- a CDS encoding VOC family protein — MKINRIDHVSINVNDLSEAKAFFLDLGLEVQAEWELDGEQLDRIVGLNDVKTACVGLGMPDGQAWIELVKFYTPSDEKDIQQPFANTLGIRHICFAVEDIEAIVAKLKKKGTEIFSEIQQYEESYKLCYVRGPEGIILELAEKIK; from the coding sequence ATGAAGATCAATAGAATAGATCATGTGAGTATAAACGTAAATGATCTTTCAGAGGCTAAAGCGTTTTTTCTTGATTTAGGACTTGAAGTGCAAGCGGAATGGGAATTGGATGGAGAACAGTTGGACCGAATAGTTGGGCTTAATGATGTTAAAACGGCATGTGTAGGATTGGGGATGCCAGATGGTCAGGCATGGATAGAGCTAGTCAAATTTTATACGCCGTCAGATGAAAAAGATATTCAGCAACCTTTTGCAAATACGCTGGGTATCCGACATATTTGCTTTGCTGTTGAAGATATTGAAGCTATTGTTGCAAAATTGAAAAAGAAGGGCACGGAAATCTTTAGTGAAATACAGCAATATGAAGAAAGTTATAAGTTATGCTACGTTCGTGGTCCAGAGGGAATTATTTTAGAGTTGGCGGAGAAAATCAAATAA